Proteins encoded in a region of the Psychromicrobium lacuslunae genome:
- a CDS encoding long-chain-fatty-acid--CoA ligase: MPNLATILTNSAAKQPEAIAIKLDDVTVSYAALDGFSAKVAGLLAARGLRPGDRVAIVSPNIPQMPALYYGVLRFGAVVVPLNPLLKAREVEYHLQNSEASLVFAWEGVLAQVQPGAEAAGVPVVPIDAALMPLLAETEPVTEVAAVNDSDTAVILYTSGTTGRPKGAELTHANLLSNAEVSRDLFSMAPGEVLFGGLPFFHIFGQTCALNAAIISGATVTLLPKFDPVKALEIVQRDGVTIFMGVPTMHIAVLRVPERQNYEVSSLKVAVSGGAPLPLEVLKEFEASFAATVLEGYGLSETSPVVSFNQRDGIRKPGSIGTVVRGAQLKVADETGQEVPRGEVGEIAVAGPYVMKGYWRNPEATEAAIRDGWFFTGDLAKQDEDGVFFIVDRKKDMILRGGYNVYPREVEEVLYEHPAVAEAAVKGRADEVHGEEVIAVVSLKPGIEDTGTLAEEIRDFVKERIAAYKYPREVHIVEALPKGPTGKILKREIAV, from the coding sequence ATGCCAAACCTGGCAACAATTCTCACTAATAGTGCAGCGAAGCAACCCGAGGCAATAGCCATCAAATTGGACGATGTGACGGTGAGCTATGCTGCGCTCGATGGCTTTAGTGCCAAGGTTGCAGGTTTGCTGGCTGCCAGAGGATTGCGGCCTGGCGATCGGGTAGCAATTGTCAGTCCGAATATCCCGCAGATGCCAGCCCTCTATTACGGGGTGCTGCGGTTCGGTGCAGTAGTAGTGCCGCTGAATCCACTGCTCAAGGCCCGGGAAGTGGAATATCACCTGCAGAACTCCGAAGCTTCCTTGGTCTTCGCCTGGGAAGGTGTGCTGGCGCAAGTACAGCCGGGGGCCGAGGCGGCTGGGGTGCCAGTGGTGCCGATTGACGCTGCTTTGATGCCGCTTTTGGCCGAGACCGAACCAGTCACCGAGGTCGCCGCAGTCAATGACTCGGACACCGCGGTGATCCTTTACACCTCGGGTACCACCGGCCGGCCCAAGGGAGCTGAACTGACTCATGCCAACCTGCTGAGCAACGCTGAAGTGTCCCGAGATTTATTCAGCATGGCCCCCGGTGAAGTGCTTTTCGGCGGGCTACCGTTCTTCCATATTTTTGGCCAAACCTGTGCCCTCAACGCGGCAATCATCTCCGGAGCGACGGTGACTCTGTTGCCGAAGTTCGATCCGGTGAAAGCCTTGGAGATCGTGCAGCGCGATGGGGTGACGATTTTCATGGGCGTACCCACCATGCACATTGCCGTGCTGCGGGTGCCGGAGCGGCAGAACTACGAGGTATCTTCGCTCAAGGTGGCGGTCTCTGGTGGGGCACCATTGCCGCTCGAAGTGCTCAAGGAGTTCGAGGCGAGTTTTGCGGCGACCGTGCTTGAAGGTTATGGCCTCTCCGAGACCTCGCCGGTGGTCAGCTTCAACCAGCGCGATGGGATTCGCAAGCCCGGTTCGATTGGCACCGTGGTGCGGGGCGCTCAACTCAAGGTCGCTGACGAGACCGGTCAGGAAGTGCCGCGTGGCGAAGTTGGCGAGATCGCCGTCGCAGGCCCATATGTGATGAAGGGTTATTGGCGCAATCCGGAAGCCACCGAGGCGGCGATCCGGGACGGTTGGTTCTTCACCGGGGATCTGGCTAAGCAGGATGAGGACGGCGTTTTCTTCATCGTGGACCGGAAAAAAGACATGATCTTGCGCGGTGGATACAACGTCTACCCTCGCGAAGTGGAAGAAGTTCTCTACGAGCACCCGGCCGTGGCCGAGGCCGCGGTTAAGGGCCGCGCCGACGAGGTGCATGGTGAAGAGGTGATTGCCGTGGTTTCGCTCAAGCCCGGCATCGAGGACACCGGGACGTTGGCCGAGGAGATCCGGGACTTCGTTAAGGAACGGATTGCAGCCTATAAGTACCCGCGCGAAGTGCACATTGTCGAGGCGCTGCCCAAGGGCCCGACCGGGAAGATTTTGAAGCGGGAGATCGCCGTCTAA
- a CDS encoding SIMPL domain-containing protein yields METSNTVTVTGRGAASQAPDTLTLNIGVEVVRRTLTGAYQDAARSMQAVQRALDGLDVARKDSTTSGLSLRAETSWQEGQGNLVTGYNCSCTLTVRLSYEDGAQQAIAAIVEAGGNDVRLNGLEPSISDPGEVAEQARTLAWADAARNAAHFAQLSNRRLGRVLSIEENQGASPNPPRMARMEKASFAVSMPIEAGESSVGASITVTWELV; encoded by the coding sequence ATGGAGACCAGCAACACCGTCACAGTGACCGGCCGGGGCGCAGCAAGCCAGGCTCCCGATACTTTGACCCTCAACATTGGCGTTGAGGTGGTTCGACGCACTCTCACCGGTGCCTATCAAGACGCCGCGCGCTCGATGCAGGCCGTGCAGCGTGCACTGGACGGCCTCGACGTAGCCCGCAAAGACAGCACCACCAGTGGGCTCTCGCTACGGGCCGAAACCAGCTGGCAGGAGGGCCAGGGCAATCTGGTCACCGGCTACAACTGCTCCTGCACGCTGACCGTGCGGCTGTCCTACGAAGATGGCGCCCAGCAAGCCATCGCGGCGATTGTGGAAGCTGGTGGTAATGACGTGCGGCTCAACGGCCTTGAGCCGAGCATCTCCGATCCCGGTGAAGTCGCCGAGCAGGCTCGCACCCTGGCCTGGGCCGATGCGGCCCGTAACGCCGCACATTTCGCGCAGCTTTCCAACCGCCGTCTAGGCCGCGTCCTCAGCATTGAAGAAAACCAGGGCGCCTCCCCTAACCCGCCCCGGATGGCCCGGATGGAGAAAGCGTCCTTCGCGGTCTCGATGCCGATCGAGGCCGGTGAGAGTTCGGTGGGTGCCAGCATTACGGTGACCTGGGAGCTGGTCTAG
- a CDS encoding eCIS core domain-containing protein: MTAFVRARRLANLVNLSTPLGLLIAAVSKTPLQKGVHGLTFGTNYRPALPHARAFTVGNVVFFRSAEPDEALIGHEAKHATQYSLCLGLPFFPLYFAGAAWSWWRTGEAGSRNPFERWAGLAEGGYRERETIQRFSRLFEKLHRQDRTQLWRPATPSQ, encoded by the coding sequence ATGACGGCATTCGTCCGGGCCAGACGGCTCGCGAACCTGGTGAATTTGAGCACGCCGCTGGGGCTGTTGATTGCGGCGGTCAGTAAAACACCGCTGCAAAAGGGCGTTCATGGCCTCACCTTTGGCACGAATTACCGTCCGGCGCTGCCGCATGCCCGGGCATTCACGGTGGGCAATGTGGTGTTCTTCCGCTCAGCTGAACCGGACGAAGCACTGATCGGGCATGAAGCTAAACACGCCACCCAATATTCACTTTGTTTAGGATTGCCGTTTTTCCCGCTCTATTTCGCTGGCGCGGCCTGGTCCTGGTGGCGCACCGGCGAGGCGGGCTCACGAAATCCATTCGAACGCTGGGCAGGACTGGCCGAAGGCGGCTACCGTGAGAGGGAAACCATTCAGCGTTTTTCTCGGCTCTTCGAGAAACTTCACCGACAGGACAGGACGCAGCTATGGAGACCAGCAACACCGTCACAGTGA
- the pheS gene encoding phenylalanine--tRNA ligase subunit alpha, whose protein sequence is MTEQVDGNIPHVPDPTDQAALDAAVQSALTDIAAAADLEQLKSARLAHTGEKSPLSLANRGIKGLPNELKATAGKLMGASRGAVNKALAERTEVLEAEAAERILVEETVDVTAAPRRRQAGARHPLSTLQERVADIFVGMGWEIAEGPELESEWFNFDALNFKPDHPARELQDTFFVEPPEAHLLLRTHTSPVQVRSMLERELPIYVLCPGKTFRTDELDATHTPVFHQFEGLAIDKNLSMANLRGTLEHFARQMFGEEAQIRLRPNYFPFTEPSAELDIWHPGAKGGPQWIEWGGCGMVNPNVLRAAGIDPEEYSGFAFGMGIERTLMFRNEVSDMRDMIEGDVRFSEHFGMEI, encoded by the coding sequence ATGACCGAACAAGTGGATGGCAACATCCCCCATGTCCCCGACCCCACCGACCAGGCAGCCCTCGACGCCGCGGTGCAGAGCGCGCTGACGGACATCGCCGCCGCCGCTGATTTGGAACAGCTCAAATCGGCTCGGCTGGCGCACACCGGCGAGAAATCTCCGCTCAGCCTGGCCAACCGTGGCATTAAGGGCCTGCCCAATGAGTTGAAGGCAACCGCGGGCAAGCTGATGGGTGCCTCCCGTGGCGCGGTGAACAAGGCGCTCGCCGAGCGCACCGAGGTGCTCGAAGCGGAGGCTGCCGAGCGGATCTTGGTCGAAGAGACTGTTGACGTCACTGCCGCGCCCCGCCGTCGTCAGGCCGGTGCTCGGCATCCGCTCTCCACCCTGCAAGAACGGGTCGCCGATATCTTCGTCGGAATGGGCTGGGAAATTGCCGAGGGACCGGAGCTAGAATCGGAGTGGTTCAACTTCGACGCGCTGAATTTCAAGCCGGACCACCCGGCGCGAGAACTGCAGGACACCTTCTTCGTAGAGCCGCCAGAAGCTCACCTACTGCTGCGCACCCACACCTCTCCAGTGCAGGTGCGGTCCATGCTGGAGCGCGAGCTGCCGATCTACGTGCTGTGCCCGGGTAAGACCTTCCGGACCGACGAACTCGATGCCACTCACACCCCGGTGTTCCACCAATTTGAGGGCCTGGCGATCGATAAGAACCTTTCGATGGCGAACTTGCGCGGAACCCTGGAACACTTTGCCCGGCAGATGTTTGGCGAGGAAGCCCAGATCCGCTTGCGGCCAAACTATTTCCCCTTCACCGAGCCTTCCGCGGAGCTGGATATTTGGCATCCGGGCGCTAAGGGCGGCCCACAGTGGATCGAATGGGGTGGCTGCGGCATGGTCAACCCCAATGTGCTGCGGGCGGCCGGTATTGACCCGGAGGAATACTCCGGCTTTGCCTTCGGCATGGGCATTGAGCGGACCCTGATGTTCCGCAATGAAGTCTCCGATATGCGCGACATGATCGAAGGCGATGTACGTTTCAGCGAGCATTTCGGGATGGAGATCTAA
- the pheT gene encoding phenylalanine--tRNA ligase subunit beta: MRIPLTWLREFAAVPAEASAEDVMAELVKVGLEEEAVHRPSDALSGPIVVGQVLSLVKEPQSNGKTINWCQVRVVPEGATQTLEGEGISPDGVQGIVCGAHNFVEGDKVIVTLPGAVLPGDFRISPRKTYGHVSAGMIASSRELGIGQDHDGIVVLSTLGLDPELGTSVYDLLGLSDQAAEINVTPDRGYAFSIRGIAREYAHATGTEFTDPATLPAVPSSDGQGYPVRIEDAAPIHGKPGADRFVARIVRDIDPGVPSPQWMVSRLRLAGIRSISLPVDISNYVMWELGQPLHFYDADKLAGPIVVRRAVDGEKITTLDEKERTLSAEDLLITDDSGPIGIAGVMGGGSTEVSSSTRNVLIEAAHFEEVSIGRSRRRHKLPSEASKRFERGVDWRVADIAAQRAVDLLVELAGGVVDPHGTDIGTEPAAPLIELAADYPAARVGIDFSQEQITKALQDIGGSVQSVETGYLVTPPSWRPDLETKDDLTEEIARLVGYHKIPSVLPVAPPGRGLTRVQQQRRRLLQAFADAGLVEVYSYPFVSLVSNQTFGTSEGSIKLANPLSEEFGYLRTSVLPGLIEVAKRNISRGFRDLQLFETGSIFLPSETMGTSSIPPLGERPSDEVLDALYEGVPEQPFQLAAVLAGNDHTGRAWDWADAVDLARLAGDVLGVEVVVSQGQHQAFHPGRTAQLSLRDGAVIGVAGELHPKLIAELDLPVRTVAVELNADELFAAAADVIVAKPISGYPVATQDVALLVAAEVPAGDLLEVLRSGAGELLEHVALFDDYRGTGIPAGKKSLAFGLRFRADDRTLTAEEASEAREAAVAAAAEAFGAVLR; encoded by the coding sequence ATGCGTATTCCTTTGACATGGCTGCGTGAATTTGCCGCAGTGCCGGCGGAGGCGAGCGCCGAAGACGTGATGGCCGAGCTGGTCAAGGTCGGCTTGGAAGAAGAAGCAGTGCACCGGCCCAGCGATGCTCTGTCAGGCCCGATCGTGGTCGGCCAGGTGCTCTCGCTGGTGAAAGAGCCGCAGAGCAACGGCAAAACTATTAACTGGTGCCAGGTCCGGGTGGTGCCCGAAGGCGCCACTCAGACCCTCGAGGGCGAAGGGATCTCGCCCGACGGCGTGCAGGGCATTGTCTGTGGTGCGCATAATTTCGTGGAAGGTGACAAGGTCATCGTCACGCTGCCCGGTGCGGTGCTACCCGGCGATTTTAGGATTTCGCCACGAAAGACCTACGGCCATGTCTCCGCCGGCATGATCGCCTCCTCGCGTGAACTCGGAATCGGCCAGGACCACGACGGCATCGTGGTGCTTTCCACTTTGGGCCTGGACCCTGAGCTGGGCACCTCAGTGTACGATCTGCTCGGCCTGAGCGATCAGGCAGCGGAAATCAATGTCACCCCGGACCGCGGCTACGCCTTCTCGATTCGCGGCATCGCCCGTGAATATGCGCACGCCACCGGCACCGAGTTCACCGATCCGGCCACGCTGCCCGCGGTGCCGAGTTCCGATGGGCAGGGTTACCCGGTGCGGATTGAAGACGCTGCTCCGATCCACGGCAAGCCCGGCGCGGATCGCTTCGTGGCCCGCATCGTGCGTGACATCGACCCGGGCGTGCCCTCGCCGCAGTGGATGGTTTCGCGCTTGCGGCTGGCCGGTATCCGCTCGATCTCGCTGCCGGTTGATATTTCCAATTACGTGATGTGGGAGCTTGGCCAACCGCTGCACTTCTACGACGCCGATAAGCTGGCTGGCCCGATCGTGGTGCGTCGCGCCGTCGACGGCGAGAAGATCACCACGCTGGACGAGAAGGAGCGCACGCTGAGCGCCGAGGATCTGTTGATCACCGATGACTCCGGCCCGATCGGCATTGCCGGGGTGATGGGTGGTGGCAGCACCGAGGTTAGCTCCAGCACCCGAAATGTGCTGATCGAGGCAGCGCATTTCGAAGAGGTTTCGATTGGTCGTAGCCGACGCCGTCATAAGTTGCCGTCCGAGGCCTCGAAGCGCTTTGAGCGCGGCGTGGACTGGCGAGTCGCTGACATTGCTGCCCAGCGTGCCGTCGACCTGCTGGTCGAGTTGGCTGGCGGTGTGGTCGATCCGCACGGCACCGATATTGGCACCGAACCCGCGGCGCCGCTGATCGAGCTAGCGGCCGACTACCCGGCTGCTCGAGTCGGCATTGACTTCAGCCAGGAACAGATCACCAAAGCGCTACAGGATATTGGCGGCAGCGTGCAGAGCGTCGAGACCGGCTACCTGGTCACGCCGCCGAGCTGGCGCCCCGATCTGGAGACCAAGGACGATCTGACCGAGGAAATCGCTCGACTGGTCGGCTACCACAAAATTCCTTCGGTGTTGCCGGTGGCTCCTCCAGGCCGCGGCTTGACCCGGGTGCAGCAGCAACGCCGTCGGCTGCTGCAAGCCTTTGCTGACGCCGGATTGGTGGAGGTTTACTCCTATCCCTTCGTCTCGCTGGTCTCCAATCAAACCTTCGGCACTAGTGAGGGATCGATCAAACTGGCGAACCCGTTGAGCGAGGAGTTCGGGTATCTGCGTACCTCGGTGCTGCCCGGGTTGATCGAGGTGGCGAAGCGGAATATTTCGCGGGGCTTCCGGGACTTGCAACTTTTCGAAACCGGCTCGATCTTCCTGCCCTCGGAGACGATGGGCACTAGCTCGATCCCACCGCTGGGTGAACGGCCGAGCGATGAGGTACTCGACGCGCTGTACGAAGGTGTGCCTGAGCAGCCCTTCCAGCTTGCCGCAGTACTGGCTGGTAACGATCACACGGGCCGGGCCTGGGACTGGGCCGACGCCGTCGATCTGGCCCGGCTCGCTGGCGACGTACTGGGTGTTGAAGTGGTGGTGAGCCAGGGCCAGCATCAGGCTTTCCACCCCGGACGCACCGCACAGCTCAGCCTGCGCGATGGTGCGGTGATCGGCGTCGCCGGGGAGCTGCATCCCAAGCTGATCGCCGAGCTTGACCTGCCGGTGCGCACGGTCGCGGTGGAATTGAACGCGGATGAGCTATTCGCCGCAGCGGCCGATGTGATTGTGGCAAAGCCGATCTCCGGTTACCCAGTCGCCACCCAGGATGTTGCGCTTTTGGTGGCTGCGGAGGTGCCAGCTGGTGACTTGCTTGAGGTATTGCGTTCCGGAGCTGGTGAGTTGCTTGAGCACGTTGCCTTGTTTGACGATTACCGGGGCACCGGCATCCCGGCCGGTAAGAAGTCGCTCGCTTTCGGGCTGCGTTTCCGCGCCGACGACCGCACGCTGACCGCAGAAGAAGCCTCCGAAGCTCGGGAAGCAGCCGTTGCGGCCGCCGCCGAAGCCTTCGGTGCCGTACTGCGCTAG
- the ppk2 gene encoding polyphosphate kinase 2, producing MTDLKLALPGFSVLDTDDDDPVLIDQDGKAVDTWREGYPYAERLSRDVYELEKRLLQIELLKLQNWVKSSGQRIILLFEGRDAAGKGGTIKRFTEHLNPRGCRVVALEKPSEREQSQWYFQRYVQHLPSAGEIVLFDRSWYSRAGVERVMGFCTEAQYGEFLKQAPAFEKMLVNDGMEVVKFWFSVSRSEQLTRFTIRQVDPVRQWKLSPMDLASLDKWEAYTAAKEAMFRKTDTRHAPWTVVKSNDKKRARLEAMRHVLARFDYPEKDHDLVGVPDRLIVGAAAELFDSNDPNLF from the coding sequence GTGACTGATTTGAAGCTAGCATTGCCCGGTTTCAGCGTGCTGGACACCGATGACGACGATCCGGTGCTGATCGACCAGGACGGCAAAGCCGTCGATACTTGGCGTGAGGGTTACCCCTATGCTGAGCGGCTCTCCCGGGATGTCTACGAGCTAGAGAAACGGCTGCTGCAGATCGAGTTGCTCAAGCTGCAGAACTGGGTGAAAAGCTCTGGGCAGCGAATCATTCTGCTCTTCGAGGGGCGCGATGCCGCAGGCAAGGGCGGCACCATTAAGCGTTTCACCGAGCACCTGAACCCGCGTGGCTGCCGAGTGGTCGCCCTAGAAAAACCGAGCGAACGCGAGCAGAGCCAGTGGTACTTCCAGCGCTATGTCCAGCACTTACCCTCGGCGGGCGAAATAGTGCTCTTCGACCGTTCCTGGTACTCCCGCGCCGGGGTGGAGCGAGTGATGGGTTTTTGCACCGAGGCGCAATACGGCGAGTTCCTCAAACAAGCCCCAGCCTTTGAGAAGATGCTGGTCAATGACGGCATGGAGGTAGTGAAGTTCTGGTTCTCGGTGTCCCGGTCCGAGCAGCTGACCCGCTTCACCATTCGCCAGGTCGATCCGGTGCGGCAGTGGAAGCTCTCTCCGATGGACCTCGCCTCACTGGACAAGTGGGAGGCATACACCGCGGCCAAGGAGGCGATGTTCCGCAAAACCGACACCCGGCACGCACCGTGGACAGTGGTGAAGAGCAACGATAAGAAGCGAGCCCGGTTGGAAGCGATGCGCCATGTGCTGGCCCGCTTCGACTATCCGGAAAAGGACCATGACTTAGTTGGCGTTCCGGATCGGCTGATTGTCGGCGCAGCCGCCGAACTCTTCGACTCCAACGACCCCAACCTGTTCTAA
- a CDS encoding 4'-phosphopantetheinyl transferase family protein, whose amino-acid sequence MLVIDGVSILAVDTDAESDAEIAEPQAEWLSSAERARADQFATKQLRHRFIARRAALRRFVGAQLGIEPRELEPNYRCPDHGQGPEVDHGQPGFTLAGQPIHLALSSSSRENWVLLALSRRIVKLGVDLERIAAVSFEGFDASVLNAQERGALAALPSSEQDAFRARCWARKEALVKAWGTGLRQRPADLDSDSNGLLDIDAEQLSLPTGFAVALAVLP is encoded by the coding sequence GTGCTGGTGATAGACGGTGTCAGTATCTTGGCGGTTGATACTGATGCAGAGAGCGATGCCGAAATAGCTGAGCCTCAAGCGGAGTGGCTGAGCTCGGCAGAGCGGGCTCGCGCTGATCAGTTCGCCACCAAGCAGCTCCGCCACCGGTTTATCGCTCGACGCGCCGCCTTGCGCCGGTTCGTCGGCGCGCAACTAGGTATTGAACCAAGGGAGCTAGAGCCCAATTACCGCTGCCCGGATCACGGCCAAGGCCCCGAGGTTGATCACGGTCAGCCTGGCTTCACGCTGGCAGGCCAGCCAATCCATCTAGCGCTGAGCAGCAGCTCTCGAGAGAATTGGGTGCTACTGGCGCTTTCGCGCAGAATCGTGAAGTTGGGCGTCGATCTGGAACGTATCGCAGCGGTGAGCTTTGAAGGTTTCGACGCGAGCGTTTTGAACGCTCAGGAACGTGGCGCCTTGGCCGCCTTGCCAAGCAGCGAACAGGACGCCTTCCGGGCCCGTTGCTGGGCGCGTAAAGAAGCTTTAGTGAAGGCCTGGGGGACCGGTTTGCGGCAGCGCCCCGCCGACCTTGACTCTGACTCGAATGGGCTACTCGATATCGACGCCGAGCAGCTTAGTCTGCCAACCGGGTTCGCGGTGGCGCTGGCGGTGCTGCCTTAG
- a CDS encoding M1 family metallopeptidase, translating into MSVVESLDPYTPGHGSADYQVAHYELDLDCRLASNRLIAKAVISATSRVKLKTLRFSLAGLKVGKVSVKSGGKNLKIAKYSHRAEQLLIELAEPLSKDKKFSTEIRYEGNPAPTIGLWGDVGWEELADGVLVAGQPTGAPSWFPCNDHPSQKASYRITISTDANYRPVCNGTLISRTTKASRETWVYEQPEPMASYLATVQIGRYELLPLEDQPRGSHRAEQAAQAESPVPLAIAVPASLRATALRGLAQQRAMMDTFEYCFGRYPFAAYTVVITEDELDIPLEAQSLSIIGRNHLDLSWEAQRLVAHELSHQWFGNSLTLARWEDIWLHEGFACYAEWIWSEASGTMPIERRAGLAHRMLAGQPQDLVIGAPGPELMFDDRVYKRGALAVHALRQAVGEQNFFPLLREWNSRFRHGSVRTADLLALAEEMVPGCQAASVLQPWLYQAELPAKAPQGA; encoded by the coding sequence ATGAGTGTGGTAGAGAGTCTCGACCCCTACACCCCCGGTCACGGTAGCGCTGATTATCAGGTCGCCCACTACGAGTTGGATTTGGACTGCCGACTGGCGAGCAATCGGCTGATCGCCAAGGCGGTTATCTCGGCGACCTCACGGGTCAAGCTGAAAACACTGCGCTTCAGCCTGGCTGGGCTCAAGGTCGGCAAGGTTTCGGTGAAAAGCGGTGGTAAGAATCTCAAAATCGCCAAATATTCGCATCGCGCCGAGCAATTGCTGATCGAACTGGCCGAACCACTCAGTAAAGACAAGAAGTTCAGCACCGAAATTCGTTACGAAGGAAACCCGGCTCCCACCATCGGTCTCTGGGGCGATGTTGGTTGGGAAGAATTGGCCGATGGCGTGCTGGTCGCCGGCCAGCCCACCGGTGCACCCAGCTGGTTTCCCTGCAACGATCATCCGAGTCAGAAAGCCAGCTACCGAATCACGATCAGCACCGACGCGAATTATCGCCCGGTCTGCAATGGCACCCTGATTTCGCGCACCACCAAAGCCAGTCGGGAAACCTGGGTTTATGAGCAGCCCGAGCCAATGGCGAGCTACCTAGCCACAGTGCAAATCGGGCGCTACGAATTGCTGCCATTGGAGGACCAGCCCCGGGGTAGCCATCGGGCCGAGCAGGCTGCCCAGGCGGAGTCGCCGGTGCCGCTGGCGATCGCCGTGCCAGCCTCGCTGCGGGCCACCGCATTGCGCGGGCTGGCTCAACAGCGCGCCATGATGGACACCTTCGAGTACTGTTTCGGCCGCTATCCCTTCGCCGCTTACACCGTGGTGATCACCGAGGACGAGCTAGACATTCCATTGGAGGCGCAGTCGCTGTCGATCATCGGCCGGAATCACTTGGACCTGAGTTGGGAAGCGCAGCGGCTAGTGGCGCACGAACTCTCTCACCAGTGGTTCGGCAACTCGCTCACGCTGGCGCGCTGGGAAGACATTTGGCTGCACGAGGGCTTCGCTTGTTACGCCGAGTGGATCTGGTCGGAGGCTTCTGGCACCATGCCGATCGAGCGCCGGGCCGGACTGGCCCATCGGATGCTCGCCGGGCAGCCGCAGGACCTGGTGATTGGCGCCCCCGGGCCTGAGCTCATGTTCGATGACCGGGTCTATAAGCGCGGCGCTTTGGCGGTGCACGCGCTACGGCAGGCCGTCGGCGAGCAAAATTTCTTCCCGCTGTTGCGGGAGTGGAACTCGCGCTTCCGGCATGGCTCGGTGCGGACCGCTGATCTGCTGGCCCTGGCCGAGGAAATGGTTCCAGGTTGCCAGGCTGCCTCAGTTTTGCAGCCATGGTTGTACCAGGCTGAGTTGCCCGCCAAGGCACCGCAGGGCGCCTAA